A single genomic interval of Candidatus Eisenbacteria bacterium harbors:
- a CDS encoding pyridoxal phosphate-dependent aminotransferase: MNAGGPRRSRLSARVPDDFEPNPLARLLAEKRARGVRILDLTISNPTRVGLDYGPPPTLALPDAYEPEPRGSLAAREAVARYYAEREGRDTVSPDRLVLTSSTSESYAHLLRLLCDPGDDVLVPTPSYPLFEPLARLEGVEIREYALQAASTPSGGWTGDPDSMEAAAGPRTRAIFLVQPNNPTGSCVQPEELGAIEAVVERLGIALVSDEVFGDFPWPPATRPLPTLLAEPRRGPTFVLGGVSKLCGLPQMKLGWIAVAGPDREMGRATEGLEWIADLFLSTSGPSEAALPSFLDGRHRFQIAMRERLAANLGLLRSNLVPGRTPFQLLEAEGGWSAVLRQREHAQDVDPGERLLDRHDILVHPGHFYGLSDDHIVISLIVEPSVLEEALGRLM, from the coding sequence GTGAACGCGGGAGGGCCGCGACGCTCGCGCCTCTCCGCCCGCGTCCCGGACGACTTCGAGCCGAATCCGCTCGCGCGGCTCCTGGCCGAGAAGCGCGCGCGGGGCGTCCGCATCCTCGATCTCACGATCTCGAACCCCACGCGCGTGGGACTGGACTATGGACCGCCGCCCACGCTGGCACTCCCGGACGCGTACGAACCGGAGCCGCGAGGCTCGCTCGCCGCGCGGGAAGCGGTGGCCCGGTATTACGCGGAACGGGAAGGACGCGACACGGTGTCTCCCGACCGGCTGGTCCTCACCTCGAGCACGAGCGAGTCCTACGCGCACCTGCTCCGGCTCCTCTGCGATCCCGGCGACGACGTGCTGGTCCCCACGCCGAGCTATCCCCTCTTCGAGCCGCTGGCCAGACTGGAGGGGGTGGAAATCCGCGAATACGCGCTCCAGGCCGCCTCGACGCCGTCCGGCGGGTGGACCGGCGACCCCGACTCCATGGAAGCCGCGGCCGGGCCGCGCACTCGCGCCATCTTCCTCGTGCAGCCCAACAACCCCACCGGCTCCTGCGTCCAACCGGAGGAGCTGGGAGCCATCGAGGCCGTCGTGGAGCGCCTCGGCATCGCCCTCGTCTCGGACGAGGTCTTCGGCGACTTCCCGTGGCCACCGGCGACCCGGCCGCTCCCGACGCTCCTTGCGGAGCCTCGCCGAGGGCCGACCTTCGTGCTCGGAGGTGTGTCGAAGCTCTGCGGTCTGCCCCAGATGAAGCTCGGATGGATCGCCGTCGCAGGACCCGACCGCGAGATGGGGCGCGCGACCGAAGGACTCGAGTGGATCGCGGACCTCTTCCTCTCCACGAGCGGCCCCAGCGAGGCCGCGCTTCCTTCGTTCCTGGACGGACGGCATCGATTTCAGATCGCGATGCGAGAGCGGCTCGCGGCGAATCTCGGGCTCTTGCGCTCGAATCTCGTCCCGGGGCGAACGCCGTTCCAGCTCCTCGAAGCGGAGGGCGGCTGGAGCGCCGTGCTGCGACAGCGAGAGCATGCCCAGGACGTGGACCCGGGCGAGCGGCTCCTCGATCGGCACGATATCCTGGTCC
- a CDS encoding phage holin family protein, with translation MLKALVHFLVIVATFLLMARTLPGFYVPNWGVAVLAALVLGLANATIGLILKIITFPLILLTFGIFYFVVNALVLLLVAFLVPQFSINGFLPAFIAALVLAAVNMLWKAVTANWD, from the coding sequence ATGCTGAAAGCGCTCGTTCATTTCCTCGTGATCGTGGCCACGTTCCTCCTCATGGCCCGGACGCTGCCGGGCTTCTACGTCCCGAACTGGGGAGTCGCCGTCCTGGCGGCCCTGGTCCTCGGGCTGGCCAACGCGACCATCGGCCTCATTCTCAAGATCATCACGTTCCCGCTCATTCTCCTCACCTTCGGGATCTTCTATTTCGTGGTGAACGCCCTCGTGCTCCTCCTCGTGGCGTTCCTCGTCCCCCAGTTCAGCATCAACGGCTTCCTCCCGGCCTTCATCGCCGCGCTCGTGCTCGCGGCGGTGAACATGCTGTGGAAGGCGGTCACGGCGAACTGGGACTGA